TGAATAGAAAGTCCAATAACATGTTTTCTTCACTGTGATATTCAATTATCATGAAGCATCTAGAAGGCTGTATAGATAGCATCAATACCAGTGGCATTTCAAGGTTGGGGCTTATGTCTTCTCTCCTACAGAAATATTTCCTGGCATCTCTGGAACGGGCCAAAGCTGAGGGAGAGCATGACGAGCATTACTACAACGCCATTTCTGTCACCACCTCCTACAATCTGGCCCGTCTGTATGAGGCTATGTGTGAATTCCACGAAGCTGAGAAACTCTACAAAAACATCCTCAGGGAGCATCCTAACTATGTGGACTGTAAGCATGACAAACAATGGAGTATAAAGTGTGAGACCATGAAGACTAAAGGCTGGTGTTCTAGAATATCATTTAAATCTTGTGGTTTGTAGGTTACTTGCGTCTTGGAGCGATGGCTCGTGACAAAGGAAACTTTTACGAAGCTTCTGACTGGTTCAAAGAAGCCCTGCAAATTAATCAGgtacttcttcttctgctctttcTTGGTTTTCCAATGCAGGTGTGTGAATATTGTAACATCCGTAGATAAAGTCTCATTATCTGATGTCGGCTGTGTTTGGTGCAGGATCACCCGGACGCTTGGTCCCTGATAGGAAACCTTCACTTGGCCAAACAGGAGTGGGGACCGGGCCAGAAGAAGTTTGAGCGTATCCTGAAGCAGCCGTCCACACAGAATGACACCTACTCCATGCTGGCTCTGGGCAACGTGTGGCTGCAGACGCTGCACCAGCCGACCAGAGACCGTGAAAAGGTGCAGACAGattttttgaagcaaattgaaagagagaaatgacCGACAGTGCAGTTAAACATGTGTACACTTTGTTGAATGCTGTTGGAGAATATTTGTTCTGTTAAGTAAAATGGATTTTCAAGGTGGTGATTATCCATACATCGGCACCTGACTGTGACTTGTACTTAAATCATAggttttatataaagatggatggtgttttgtatttttcagcgGACATTGTGACAACAAAGAGAGCGTGTGGTGGGATCAACCTGACACATCTCATCTTGTATTGTCAATGTAGTTAATAGATGACTGTCACAAGTTGCCTCAATCTTTAAATCACTGGCTGAGTCCTTACTGTGACATGTAGCACCACTGTTTGCTTTCTCTGCTATGTAATGAATTTATGTTGTTGATAAAGGTGCTCTCTGCTTTAGTCTCAGTGATAAAACACAGCGTGTGTGAAGGAAACAGTAGATCCTTAAATGGagcatctgtgtttttgtcctgACAGGAAAAGAGACACCAGGATCGAGCTCTGGCGATTTACAAACAAGTCCTGCGAAACGATGCCAAGAACCTGTATGCTGCCAATGGCATTGGTCTGCACCGCTCTATAACTTCTTTTAATATCTGGTGTGTTCATCAAACTGTCTACGTCAGACACATTAACCATATAATTGTTTTATCCAGGTGCTGTTCTTGCTCACAAGGGCTTCTTCCGAGAGGCTCGTGATGTGTTTGCTCAGGTGAGAGAGGCCACAGCAGACATCAGCGACGTTTGGCTGAACCTGGCTCACATCTATGTCGAACAGAAGCAGTACATCAGCGCTGTGCAGATGGTAAGGGCCTCATTTGTGACAACCTCTTGGAAGTGcctgtcttctgtgtttgtacagtgAAGTACTTTGATCTTCTCCACAGTATGAGAACTGCCTGAAGAAATTTTACAAGTATCAGAACACTGAGGTGCTGCTGTACCTGGCAAGGGCGCTCTTCAAATGTGGAAAACTCCACGAGTGCAAGCAGATGCTACTGAAGGTAACATGAAGGAAGAAAATTtaataatttgattttattctacAGTGTGAGGAGAGTCTAATGTGGTCTTTTTTGACGCGTTTCCAACCAGGCCCGTCACGTGGCGCCCAGCGACACGGTGCTGATGTTCAATGTGGCCCTGGTGCTTCAGAGACTGGCCACTCTGGTGCTGAAAGATGAGAAGAGCAACCTGAAGGCTGTGCTCAGCGCTGTCAAAGAGCTCGAGCTGGCTCACAGGTACTGACATTAGACCTGATTGAGATTACTGATGCTCCTGGTGGTTCTCTGCTCAATCTcctttatcctcctcctcttcctcctcacacaggTATTTCAGCTACCTCAGCAAAGCCGGAGATAAGATGAGGTTTGACCTCGCCCTCGCTGCGTCTGAGGCTAGGTCAGTATACATTTATCATCACACACTTGAGGTTTTTCTGTGCTTTCAATGCTATTAGAATTTAAACGTAAACATCAGCAGATAGTGATAGTTAATCAATATCTTCACCTATTTCTACGTTTAGATTATAGTGTTTTACATGGGGCTTGTGCTGGAGCTTTGTTCATTAAGTGTGTGTTATAATATCACTGGGGGTACGTGTGTTGTGGGATTGTAGGCAGTGCTCTGACCTGCTGAGTCAGGCTCAGTACCACGTGGCAAGGGCCAGAAagcaggatgaggaggagaaggagcttCGGGCCaaacaggagcaggagagggactATCTGCGCCAGCAGATGAGGAAAGAACAGGTACTTATTCTGCTGCCATCCAAAAAGAGAATAGCTCACCATGAGTAGCTTTCATGTTaagcatgtttttaaagttatatGCTTCttattgattggttggtttgtcacTTTCAAACCTGGTTAGGAGGACAAACGGAACAGAGAGGTAGAGGAACAGAAGAAGCTCCTGGAGCAGAGAGCTTTGTACGTGGAGAAAACCAAGGGCCTGCTCAGCTTTGCCGAGGGGTCGAAGGACATGgccaaagaaaagaagaagggaggtggtggtggacgTGTGAGTGTTAACACTGATAGCAAACTCATCATCAGACCCTTAAATTACACAGAATACGCCTTTTTTTaacacttgttttctttttatctctcAGCGTAAGAAAGGTGACATGGATGAGTTTGTCAACGACGACTCTGACGAGGACCTGccactgaagaagaagaagaagagaaggggtGGAAGCGGCagcgagcaggaggagggtCAGGATGGAgacaaaaagaggaggaggaggaggtgagtcTGCTGTAGTTAATGACAATGTGGTTTATTTTGACCGCAGTGCAAAGAGCGTAGATGCTAAGATCACGTTGTCTTGTGTTGCAGACCTGCtagtgatgatgaggatggaGCATCTCGACCCAAGAAGCAGCGTAAACCCAAAGAACGCAGGAGGATCGAAAAGGTTCTTATTGATCTGTCTTTATCATGCTCTTTTATCAATATtaagtaatttaaaaacatgtttactaaCATCCATTATTTCTGGTTTTCAGAGCCAGCCTGAGCGTTTGCCACCGTCTCTCAAAGGAAAGATCAAGTCTAAGGCCATAATCTCCTCCTCTGAATCATCTTCAGATGAGGATGGACTGAAAATAGCTGAAGAAAGGTAAAAAACATTGTGCtcagagtcaaacacacacactcaaacatgtGCTGGAAACTGTCAATTGAATGGTGCACTTTCTCTGACAGACAACAAAGAGACAGTGGTTCAGGATCTGATGACGAGGGAGGCCACAAAAAGCGCATCGCTTCTGACAGTGACTCGGATGGAGGTAGGAACCAATCGGATGGAGGTAGGAACCAATCCGGCAGCGAGGCTGGCAGCCCTCGGCGCTCTGCGGGCTCGGGGGATGACGACTCTGGCAGCGACCGcccagtgaagaagaggagggtgcAGCGCCAGTCCGACTCGGAGCAGTCAGACAACGAGAGCAAGAGGAGTCGGTCGGGATCAGATAATGAATCCCGGCCAGGTTCACCCGTCGCTGCATCAGACCGAGGATCTGAGGTGGGATCAGGAAACGAGGGCTCCCCTCGTCGCTCTGACAACGCCTCCGAACCTGAAGGCTCCAACAATGACAGCGACTAAATCTTTAAATCCCTCTTCAGGAATTGTTCCATGTAAAACTGTCcacatctgcatttttatttctttttataagCAGGGATTTCTGTTGGTATTTCATGGAATTAGCCTAGAAAAGTGTAGGGTTTTTCCCCCCCGGCCTTTTGGCCATTTAATTCTCACGTCCACTGTAAATGTCTTTTCACAGATTCTGAGTTTTGTTAAACAGAAATGAAATTATTTGAAACCAACTAAAAGGTGTAAACATCTATTTTATATCTCATATAGTCAGACAAGACACCGGCTGAAAATGGGAAGATACAccaacaaaatgtgaaataaaaagagaacaaagaatTGTGGCATGTGCAGTTATTCTTCTTCTGCATCATTCCAGCATCAACTCAATAGATAAATACAACTTCTTAAGTGATTTCTGCTTGCTGCATTATCATTCTGTTTCCATCCATAACATTTGTGAAATGTCTCTGAATAAACTGGAGATAAAACAGCCACTTCAGCAACAGACAAACCATAATGAGCCACTTTTTCAGAGCAATTCAATCATTTGTCTTGTAAACCACACTGACATTTATTCTGAAACAAATAATTACCTCCAGGAAGGATATTCATCTCTGCTTTCATCAGGTTGTTAGTGGGATTATGGAAAAAATACTGAAGTGATTGTAATGGAACTTGTTGGAAGGGTAGGATGTGGgctaatgaaaaacacattaacatttgatagggtttctaaaaaaaaaaaaagcttgatgaaaaaaattgGCACATTTCGGCAAATGACATCTACGACTGTGgcatttagtgcagcttgattattAAACCGTAGCAGTTACACTCCGAGCGCCATTGTAGTGGAAAATGTGTAATCAGCTTCCTTTTAGAATTGTTTAGCATGGAAGTTGGGTACTTTCCACCGTTCATTcataaagacaaacaggagGCTTTTTGAGATAAATAAAGCATCTTTCTCCCAACATCTGCCTTTACTTTCCAAATAGACAAGTGTCTTCAAGTCATGATGTAACATTTCCAGTTTAAATGTTAACATGTCCATATTCTACGTTTATACTCTTTCCATTTTAAATCAAGCCTACTTAACCTGACCCAtctaataaatataatttgaacAATGAGCTCCATTTGACCCAAAAAACATTAAGCTTGTAttgaactaaactaaactccAAACTATCAGATTTCACGAACTAATGTAGTCAGCTATTAAGTTTGTAAATTACTCAGGATTTAACCCACATTTCAAGACATACCgaatcaaaaaataaatcttcaggACAACAGAATTAACTGTTAACTTTATTTCAACCTTGAGCCGTAATTGTACACTAAACATGTCACTTAAAATCCCGGTAGAACTCCAAAACCTTTTAAGtttacacatacagtacattctCGGTAATTCTGTGAAGATAAAAAGACCATTTAAAAACTCGACAAATATGGCAAACGGACTTAAAATTTCCACGCATGGTGGTGGTGAACATCTAGCACAGGAAACTAAGCTTTGGCTGCCTCAGTCCGGAAACGGAGACGTTCAAGTATAGTCTGAGATACGTTAGAGGTATATCCATATtaattgataaattaaaaaagtgaaGGCCACACAGATTCATTCCTAACAGCACAAAAGtttcatacataaaaaaagCTCTTAATTCGTTAAGCTTAATGTGGGTTACTGAAATCActgtgcaaatgaaaacagaccATTGATGTTGCGGTCATCATTTCCTGCTTAAGATTTTGATTTGAGACAAAATGGTCTGATTTCAAGCACAGGAAAAGGATTCTGATCGATTGAATAAATCAGGGGAAAGTATTTTACTATTGCAACGACTCAAGATGTTGAGCGAAGTGCGTCTAAAAACTGATTAACAAATGCTGATAAAACACGGAGGAAGGTCTCTTTGCAGTACTTTAGagccttttctcttttgtaaaCAGTTTCGGCAGCACTTAGTGACTCCTGATAAAATGGGTCAGGTTTCGCGTCGATACGTTTTCTGCAAAATACCGCCTACTGTAAAAGAAACCAACCCAAGATGAttgaaatgtataaaacatcAGCTGTAGGACATCAAATAAGAGAAATTAGAATGTAAAGCATAAATATGAGAAAGATGGTGATGCTGGCTTGATCTGACAAAGCATTTCATAGTGTAATGAACTGTAACAGTGGTTGAAAAATATAAAGGAGGGGGGAGGAGTTTGGGTGGGAGGGGGAAGGAGTTTGGGTGGGAGGGGGAAGAGCACATGAGACAACAAACTattacaaaaagtaaaaaaaagaaaagaaaatcattgcATCCTGATAACACATGGCTTTGGCCTGTTCCTTAATAATCTTCATCCtctgactcctcctcttctgcagTTTCCAGCCAGGTCAGCCACTGGTTCACctgcaacagcaacacaatATCTCCATTAGGCCAAGTTATTTATATGAGACCAACACACGGATGGTTTCTATGTAGAAGCTTTCGACAGCGagtacaggtacacacacacacaatttaaaaaacaattagaaaTGTACCTGAAATAATGCTTTGCCCTTCCCTGGATACTCTTGGGTGACGTCTTCTTTCCATGAAAGGAAGGCTTCCTCTTCAATTATTTCCATGTCATAAAAGTTCACAAAGTAGCGCAGCAACATGCCTAAAAACAGGAGAGAATCATTAGGCTCGTGAAAGCTTCTACACCAATGGTAGCAGAACTTCTCTGCATTTAACAACCCACTTTAGCTGCTATGTGAACTACAAGTGTACGTACCTTTGGGGAACCCTTTGGTGTTGCAGTGGACCTGCAGGGCGTACAGAGCACCGACTTGGAGTTCGATGTGATCGTGCAGGAACTTTTGCATCACCGGTTTGaaagacagcagcagctgcttctcctcGTCCTGCTGTTCCTTGCTGGGTGCTGCAAGCTGCTCTTCATCGTCATCAGGGTTGGTCTCATAAGCAATGTACTGCAAGAAGCTGGGAGACAAGAGGACAATTAATATACTGCAATACTCCAGGAGCAAAATGTACTGTTTGGTGTTAAGACTAGCAAACACAGATTTCAATACTGCTGTACCTGGTCATAAGGATGTTGACAAAGCCtttgtctgtgtggagtttagCAGAGATGTTGTCCTTGATCCACTTGTAGATGGACTGTGCGGAGGGATCTACTTGAATCTGTTTCAGCAGCTCCTTTTCCAGTTTCATCAGAGGGAACAAAAAGCTGAGACCTTTTCCCTCCAGAATCTCCAGCATTCTGTCCTTGTTTTGGTCACATTCTACAGGagcataaaaacaataaataaaacatcagttgaCTCACATCAATAACTGTATCCatcattaaaactaaatttcTCAATACAAAAGAGTCTAACTGATATTTGGACGCACCGGGTAGCATCTTCTGCATGTTGACTTTGCTCAGCTGGAACAGGTCAGTCAGCCAGTCACGGTCCCTCAGTTTGACCatctgctgcagacagagcaggaaaagggggaaatgtgCACCGTTCTCCAGGTGATGGGCCAAATCTGCAAGGCTGACCAAATCAGCAACGATGGCATGCGCTGCAAACTGGGCCAGGTAAGACTTCACCAGTGGGACTTCTTCCTCGATCTTGGGGCACTGGTCCAGGACACTCAGAATGgcctgttaaaaaaaatatatatatattacagtacaGAATAACCCAGACAGCAATTAAGTGAATAGTGTATATTGgtcagatttaaaaacaaccaacacTGACCTGCATCAGGTTTTCACCAGCGACGAGGCCCTCTGTGCAGAGTGCGTGAATCAGGGCGCTTGCTTGTTCCTTATCCTCATCTGACCGATCAAGGGACTGAACCACGATTTTATTCAGCATCTCAGACAAAAAATACTTGGGAGCTTTCATCTCCCTCACTGCATTCACTGCCTCATCGATGTTCTTGTTGTTCAGGTAGTCAGTCATCAGTGTCTCCTGAAATGAAGGGAACCATAAAGTTTAATGTGCTAGGAAACTACTAATGTGCTCAGTTCATTGTCCAGGAAGCAAGTGGAGAGTGAGCTGTGAGGCACGTACCGTCATTTTGTGCAACTCTTCCTTTGTTGGAGGAGCTTTTTTGATGGACTTTATGGGTTTTTCTTGAATCGGAAGTGGATTGGTCTTCAAGCCAAGCTGTGGAGACTACACAAAGAAAGCCAAATGAGTGCATGTTTCCCCAGAGCCTTCATGTGCCTGATTTGTTTATAGAGTAAAAATGTTACCTGTCCGAGTGGTGAACCTTGGGCACTTTGGGGGATCATGGCCATGTGTGGCAGCATCTTCGGCGGTTGTTTTTTGCTCAAGATGAATGACTGTGCCGGCCTCAGACTGATCTGGAAGGAGGAAGACAACAAGGTTTATCACAATGACACATTAGAATATTGCTGCACATCTGTAGACAAACGTAAAGAAAAGCCACAACTTAAGATTGAAAAAGAATCTTTGCTGGAACAGAAAATCTTGTACCTCATCAGCATTGAGTTTTCCTTTCTTGCCGAATCTTGAAGACATTTCCTTAGACTGCATCTGCCCTGAGTGATTCTGCTTGTGGTTGAAGACCGGTGAACCCTGCCCCTGTGAGATTGCAATACGTGAGCGTTAGCAATGTGTAGATTCACTGTGTAACAAAAACCTAACATTGACAATGTGGCATGTACCTGGTTAGGTTTTATGAACGGTTTGTTTCCTGCTTCAAACTGAGGCTGGTGTGAACCATTGCCATTTCCGATGTGGCCGTTGTAAAGTGGGTTTGTGCGGTGACGTCCCATGGTAGGAGAGTAGTGGTCCTGAATGACTCCTGGACCTGTCCCAATGGTAATTCCTACCAAAAACAATttgaagtgaaaacacagttaGGACCAACTCCTCAATAATTGAATTTATCTTGTTGTTCAAGGTGGAATAAACTGACATACCAGGTATTTGTCCAAACATTTCAGCCAGTCCACCGAGAGTTTCCCTATCCATCCTCATCCTTGGCATAAAGGAAGAGTTGTCCATGAAGAACTCATTCCTCATTCCATCATTCGaatgtggaataaaaacacCCAAATCctacaaagaaaagagaaccTATGAGTACGTGCAGACTATAGAAAATGAGACCACTTCAGTGTTGATCCTAAATCCTATTATGCTAAAATAAACCTAGTCGACTAACCTTTGCTGCCTCCTGACGAACTTGGTTGATCGTCTTTGGTCCGTTGTCAATATACGCCTTGCGTGGGACCCAGTTATTGGCTCGCAGCTCCACCAtgttctgcagcaggaaacGAATCCTCGCTGGAAGTTCCTTGTTGTTCGTTATGGATCGCATGCGGCTAAAGTACTGATCTATCAAAGACTGGAAGGAGATTTTTTGGGGTTATTTAGGGGAacaaatggattttaaaaaaaggggcAACTATTTTTCAGTTTGCTTTTTAGGTGCTCACCCTAGCCTTGTCGTGATCAAGTTTAGGTCCCACTGTTTTCATTATCTGACAGAGGCATTCCAAATCTTCACCCATATCAGCAAGCTGgactctcttcttcttttccaaaAGCTTGAAGAGAAATGAACATTTCATAAgaatttttctcttttgttccgCACCACCTTAATACCAATAAGTTTATGATCAGACAAAATCATGTAAATGTTATTCGACAGAACTTACTGTTTTGATGCACTTGTGTAGAATCGATTCATGGATAAGGTTGAGTTTGCCAAGTTCACCGATGAATTTGATGTTGCCCAACATCTTATGCTTTGCAATAgcccgctgctcctcctcttcagaaGTGAGTGGGCCATCGTGTTTTTCAAAGactacagaaaaagaaaaaaagaacaatccATTAAAGACACGGCCAAGTTTGCAATTTTTTAATCTGAcatcatttattaaattcaatTGACTTACCTTCGACATTTCTAGCACGGTTCTCGAACTCATCTTGAAGCTTGGAGATGAGAAGCCTTCGGAAGGTCTGTAAAACAGAAGGTGTTCAGGTTTACACGTCCAGACTCTGCCATACCAATAAACTCCATTCTTAAAAACACTCACAGTATTCTGCTTTTGTGTTGcttgattttctgttgttggTTCTTCAAAGTTTGGTGCATCCTCGGCTAAGCGTAGGCATAGTTGAGCATATAACTGGCTGTACTTGGGCTCCTCAAGGGCTTTGTCAACAATCTGAAAGCAGAGAAGATGACATATTGAAGGTTCATTTCAAAGGTTAAAGGATTAATAGATGAGCACGCTTTAAGAAAATACTCACCAACAAGATGATTCCTTTCAAGACAAACTTTGTATCTACACCCACATTGAGGAGCTCCAGGCATAGTTTGTCAAACTTCTCAGGAGTCAGCTTATTCAATATGCTAaaatgcagaggaaaaagagtggttaaaaaatgtcatgcttaaaatgacaaatatttttttgtcagaTGGTACAATCATTCCTGAAATTATAATCTGCACTGTGCAAGATTTGTATCAAATATGGATTTAAATGGAAACTTACCCTCTCACTTTCCTAAAGATTACATCATTTAGTCCTTTGTTGTTTGAGGAGATTACCTCTCGTCTAGTGTTTCGAGAAGGGACCCATCTCTGAACGCTAGAACCTGAGGTTTTCCCCAGGAACTCGCTATAatgaacacaaaacaaagcaaacgttacaacagaaatatatttatcagGAAAAAGCAAACATCAAATATCTAGCCCTGATTTTTGGTGTATAAGCTACACTGCAATGTCATTAAAATCTCActgattataaaacattttatcaagCAACTTTTGAGTTAGTGACAATGGGAGAAATGGCATGTTTTTCAGACACTAATCACATTTCCAGCATCTGACATCAGTTGCTCTTCTGTTTCAAATCTCCAGTGATCAAGTCAATGTCTTCACATAGGTTTTTTTCAGCCCAAAATTTAACATGTTCATTTTAGTATTAGAAGTGATAAGAGGAAGCTTACCATGCCATTTTGAAGCAACTTTAACCGATTGTCAAAATAGTTGCTTATTGTTCCAATTATGTCAGTGCTACACAGATACCACCTGAGCCAGTCAAAGTGGAaggttaatttaaaaaataaagttgtagAATGTTAATTGTTCAAATGAGGTTTCAGCCTAATAACATGACTAGCATCGTGTCAGAGTGTGGAGTCATATATCAGTGTGTTCAGACAGTAAAGACCCACTTTCCCCAGATGTGCTGACATAAAATAACGTGTGAGAAGGCAATTGAAGGCCAGTGAACAAGCTTAAGGATTTAATATCTAACAAAGATTAGTGACCAAGTGTTCCAAGTGAAAGGAAAATTTGGAAAGTCACCTGTTGCCGACAGTCTTGGGATAGTGCTCAGGTGCACCCCCACCTTCTCCCCCTACACTGCGATACCaaaagaataaatcaataaaaagaaaaagaaaggaaaactgtTTTAACTCATATGAAAATGTGAGCCCAAGTTTTTAAGTGAGCTATTTGAGAGGACTGTCTGTAAATAGTGAGTTCACCAAGCCTAATTAAGTGCAATACCTGAAACGAGAAGGACCCCCTGTTGCAACGACACTCTCCACTTTGGCGGCTTGACAAAGAATATCTGAAAAGAATAAATTTCTAGTTTTGGGGGTGGGAAAAGGGGTTCtggaaagagagacacacaaatgtaatttaataaacatttaacttAGTTGTAGTTAAACCCTACCAAAGACATCTCAACTCCACATACATGTTACCTAGTATCTGTGTCACTCACATAATAATAAAGATGTGAAATTCAGTAAGGACAAGAGGGCCTACAATTAGTCACAAAGTGACTTAATTTAATTATTGTCAATTCCTCCTAAGAACATACAATAACTGCTAACCATCAAATGCATGGAAAGGTGGATtgaccctttaaaaaaaaaaactaatataatTAAGGTCCACATGAATGTTATGAAACAGATACCTGGAAcaggaagataaaaaaaaactgaaatgtgataACATTAACTAAGGCATGATT
This genomic stretch from Hippoglossus hippoglossus isolate fHipHip1 chromosome 3, fHipHip1.pri, whole genome shotgun sequence harbors:
- the eif4g2a gene encoding eukaryotic translation initiation factor 4 gamma 2a isoform X1 translates to MLGNIKFIGELGKLNLIHESILHKCIKTLLEKKKRVQLADMGEDLECLCQIMKTVGPKLDHDKARSLIDQYFSRMRSITNNKELPARIRFLLQNMVELRANNWVPRKAYIDNGPKTINQVRQEAAKDLGVFIPHSNDGMRNEFFMDNSSFMPRMRMDRETLGGLAEMFGQIPGITIGTGPGVIQDHYSPTMGRHRTNPLYNGHIGNGNGSHQPQFEAGNKPFIKPNQGQGSPVFNHKQNHSGQMQSKEMSSRFGKKGKLNADEISLRPAQSFILSKKQPPKMLPHMAMIPQSAQGSPLGQSPQLGLKTNPLPIQEKPIKSIKKAPPTKEELHKMTETLMTDYLNNKNIDEAVNAVREMKAPKYFLSEMLNKIVVQSLDRSDEDKEQASALIHALCTEGLVAGENLMQAILSVLDQCPKIEEEVPLVKSYLAQFAAHAIVADLVSLADLAHHLENGAHFPLFLLCLQQMVKLRDRDWLTDLFQLSKVNMQKMLPECDQNKDRMLEILEGKGLSFLFPLMKLEKELLKQIQVDPSAQSIYKWIKDNISAKLHTDKGFVNILMTSFLQYIAYETNPDDDEEQLAAPSKEQQDEEKQLLLSFKPVMQKFLHDHIELQVGALYALQVHCNTKGFPKGTYTCSSQFCYHWCRSFHEPNDSLLFLGMLLRYFVNFYDMEIIEEEAFLSWKEDVTQEYPGKGKALFQVNQWLTWLETAEEEESEDEDY
- the eif4g2a gene encoding eukaryotic translation initiation factor 4 gamma 2a isoform X2 codes for the protein MLGNIKFIGELGKLNLIHESILHKCIKTLLEKKKRVQLADMGEDLECLCQIMKTVGPKLDHDKARSLIDQYFSRMRSITNNKELPARIRFLLQNMVELRANNWVPRKAYIDNGPKTINQVRQEAAKDLGVFIPHSNDGMRNEFFMDNSSFMPRMRMDRETLGGLAEMFGQIPGITIGTGPGVIQDHYSPTMGRHRTNPLYNGHIGNGNGSHQPQFEAGNKPFIKPNQGQGSPVFNHKQNHSGQMQSKEMSSRFGKKGKLNADEISLRPAQSFILSKKQPPKMLPHMAMIPQSAQGSPLGQSPQLGLKTNPLPIQEKPIKSIKKAPPTKEELHKMTETLMTDYLNNKNIDEAVNAVREMKAPKYFLSEMLNKIVVQSLDRSDEDKEQASALIHALCTEGLVAGENLMQAILSVLDQCPKIEEEVPLVKSYLAQFAAHAIVADLVSLADLAHHLENGAHFPLFLLCLQQMVKLRDRDWLTDLFQLSKVNMQKMLPECDQNKDRMLEILEGKGLSFLFPLMKLEKELLKQIQVDPSAQSIYKWIKDNISAKLHTDKGFVNILMTSFLQYIAYETNPDDDEEQLAAPSKEQQDEEKQLLLSFKPVMQKFLHDHIELQVGALYALQVHCNTKGFPKGMLLRYFVNFYDMEIIEEEAFLSWKEDVTQEYPGKGKALFQVNQWLTWLETAEEEESEDEDY
- the ctr9 gene encoding RNA polymerase-associated protein CTR9 homolog, yielding MSRGSIEIPLRDTDEVIELDFDQLPEGDEVISILKQEHTQLHIWIALALEYYKQGKTEDFVKLLEAARIDGNLDYRDHEKDQMTCLDTLAAYYVQQARKEKNKDAKKELITQATLLYTMADKIIMYDQNHLLGRACFCLLEGDKMDQADAQFHFVLNQSTNNIPALLGKACISFNKKDYRGALAYYKKALRTNPGCPAEVRLGMGHCFVKLSKLEKARLAFGRALELNSKCVGALVGLAVLELNSKEADSIKNGVQLLSRAYTIDPSNPMVLNHLANHFFFKKDYSKVQHLALHAFHNTEVEAMQAESCYQLARSFHVQEDYDQAFQYYYQATQFASSTFVLPFFGLGQMYVYRRDKENAAQCFEKVLKAYPNNYETMKILGSLYATSDDQEKRDIAKGHLKKVTEQYPDDVEAWIELAQILEQTDIQGALSAYGTATRILQEKVQADVPPEILNNLGALHFRLGNLGEAKKYFLASLERAKAEGEHDEHYYNAISVTTSYNLARLYEAMCEFHEAEKLYKNILREHPNYVDCYLRLGAMARDKGNFYEASDWFKEALQINQDHPDAWSLIGNLHLAKQEWGPGQKKFERILKQPSTQNDTYSMLALGNVWLQTLHQPTRDREKEKRHQDRALAIYKQVLRNDAKNLYAANGIGAVLAHKGFFREARDVFAQVREATADISDVWLNLAHIYVEQKQYISAVQMYENCLKKFYKYQNTEVLLYLARALFKCGKLHECKQMLLKARHVAPSDTVLMFNVALVLQRLATLVLKDEKSNLKAVLSAVKELELAHRYFSYLSKAGDKMRFDLALAASEARQCSDLLSQAQYHVARARKQDEEEKELRAKQEQERDYLRQQMRKEQEDKRNREVEEQKKLLEQRALYVEKTKGLLSFAEGSKDMAKEKKKGGGGGRRKKGDMDEFVNDDSDEDLPLKKKKKRRGGSGSEQEEGQDGDKKRRRRRPASDDEDGASRPKKQRKPKERRRIEKSQPERLPPSLKGKIKSKAIISSSESSSDEDGLKIAEERQQRDSGSGSDDEGGHKKRIASDSDSDGGRNQSDGGRNQSGSEAGSPRRSAGSGDDDSGSDRPVKKRRVQRQSDSEQSDNESKRSRSGSDNESRPGSPVAASDRGSEVGSGNEGSPRRSDNASEPEGSNNDSD